TCCTAACAGAAAAAGCACAAAGATAGGGGAGATAAGGCCCACCCACCAAAAGGGTCAGGTGCACTCACTTAACATTTGCAAAGTCATACAGTCGTGGAGGGAGGTTTGAAATCATGCATTTCATTCCTGGCCTGTGGTTGAGAGGTGGTATACTCCTGATACTCctgtaaaggaaaaggaaaagggtctTAAGGTTAGGCAGTTGGagtaccattttccttttttctttttttctgaggctggtgttaagtgacctgcccagggtcacactgctaggaagtgttaagtgtctgaggtcagatttgaactcgggtcctcctgaattcagggctggtgctctatccactgcaccacttagtgcagtaccattttccaattccttctcctcctcaaATGAAGGTTTGTGCAGACCAGAGTGAGTAAACTCTTGATTCTTGTTGACTTCTGTACCTGTTTGATTATCCGAATCCTACCAGTCCTTTGATGCCCAGCTCAAGGTCTACTTCTTTCAAGAAGCCTCCCTTGACTGGTCCAAGTTACActgttctctccctttcctctgatCATATAGGGCATTTATCTTCTGCATTAGTCCTCTGGACACTTATTAATGACTTTATATTGTTCTGTAGCCCAGATTATCTTTCTGACCAGACACTGAACTCCTTTCTCAAAGACAAAGGTTATGtctattctttctttgtctttcctttaGCACAAGTCAACATACCTCAGAAAGCACCAGAAATTAAAACAACGTGGATCAAATGTCCCACTGGTTTCTGTGGGATGTTCTCCAACCTGGGGCCTGTATCATTATACTGCTGGGAGACTAGATCTCTCTGGGCTCTCGGGATGAACTGCTGTTCCTTTTGGGATCATGAAATGCAGGTCTGGAAAAAGGCCTTTAGGAATGATTTAGTCCAAATTCCTTATTTGAcaagtgaggggaaaaaagagattcaGAAAGGAGAAATCCACCTGAAGTTATACAGCTGTTAGTGGCCTAGTTATGAGACTGCTCTTTTAGTGGGACCACCTTCTACTGAGATCTCTGGGAGTCTGTCAATGTCTCAGCTCCTTTGGATGGAAGTTCAGGATGCTTCTTTGTGGCTGAAAGTGTCCTATGATTGGGGATGCTGTGCTTCACACCTAGAGAGCTCTGAAGTCTTCCCAAGTGCCATCCACTGTCAACATTTTTAGTGGTCAGAAGACCTGGACTATTACTGATGTGTGAATTTGGACAAATTACTTCCCCTCTCTGAACatgtttatttgtaaaattagaataacCATCCCTGCCATGACCACTTTCCAGGTTTATGGTGAGAATTCAATGCGAGAATACGAAtggaagtgctttgtaaattataaagtaaaaaatagatgTAATGAATGATGACCCTCATTATTTCTTCCCCACACTTCTCTCTAGAGGCTGGAAGAATTGTGGCTATCCTTTCCATTTCAGAGATCTTTATATAGGAGCATAGGATTTAGATTGGAAGGAAGCTAAGAGGAGGGAATTGGGTAAGACCCAGGGAAATTAGAAGACTTTCCCAATATCACTCAGATAAGGAGAAAAGCTGGGACTGATCATCCCATGCTCTTTCCAATACACCATGATTCCAGCAGTCACAAGTCAGTGCTAGAAGTGGGGCTAGATCTCAGGTCCAGGGTCTCTCTGGAGTCCTCCAGTTCCCCAGGATCTCACCCCAGGAGGGGGCTTTCATTAAGGGCTAAGGATATGCTTTATTTCAAACCCTCTACAGGCCCAGGAGTGTCAATTTGTTAAAAGTTAGAGAAAGATTGCtagggagagaggaaggtagCCAGGCTGGAAGCTCTTTATGGCTGTACCCTCTCCTTCTTCCAGACTTTTGGGGGGGAACTAAGATGTCCTGGGGCTGGTTTGAAAAGGCAAAGCTGGGCCTCCCAGAGCAAATAGGATTGGTTTGAGCTAAGCATGAGCAAGAGATGGACAGATGGCTGAGGGTGTTGGAAGGCCCCCAATGCCATCTCCTCTGCTCTTCTGCCTCCATGCAAGCCCATCTTATCCCCCCACCTCTTAGTTCTAAGGCAATGCTAAATTTGCTCGCCACCCTCCAAATTTTCCTCCATATGAGGACACTGAATTTCCTCCACAGTGATCATCACTGCAGGATATTTCCAGAGGATCTCTTTGAACCTTACAGTCAGTTGGGTCAGATGGCACTCCTTGATGGGCGCCTCTGTGACATAGAGCTCCATGCCTCGAAGGCAGTAATGGCGGCCTGTGCAGGGGCTGTCATATCCCTGGAATGGCAAACGGCCAGGTACGGTGTACCTTGGCTGGATGGACGGCAGCTGCTTCCTGGTCAGCGAGTTCAGCATGTTGACCATCACCTCTCGCTCTGCCGGGACACAGAAAGCCACATGCaagagagaaataggagagagaacAGACCCACAGAGAATGCAAGGGGAGaatacagacacagaaagaggTGGGCAGAAACATAGGAGATGTGGAGGGAGATTGATGTAGTGCAAGACAGAGACAGTGGGGGCCCAGAAATAGGGGCAGGgccagaaaggagaaaggagacaagagatagagagacagcaTTAAGAGATATAAAATACAGGTCACAAAAAGGAGAGTTACAGCAACAGTCAGGGAGACAaacagggaaggagaaaggaggaaggagttaTATAATCTCTTTATACCTCCAGAACCTCCCCAGCCCATCCATGCCTTCACACCCATATACACGGACAAGTACCATAATTGTTGAAGCGCTCAGGTTTAGGGGGACCATCCACAGGGGTTCCATGAGTCACTGGTTCCATCCCATTTTCCTAAAGGGAAGAAAAGCTGTCAGACTCccacaggaaaaaatattgaaaggcCAGGACGCAGATGTGATTCCTATTTCCTATAGTCCAGGCGGCCCCCCTCTGACCATTCTGCCCTCCATCCCTCACCCTGCCCCAACTCCCAGTCCTTTCTAGGGCCCCTGACTTTACTCTCTGTATTCACTTAGTTCCTTAGAAACATCTCCCATCCTCTCTCTCCTcatgtctctttccttcctcacctttctcccttcattcctttgttgttttcttcctaTGTAACTATATCCTGGCCCATTTCCTGCCCTAATTCCACTGGGCTGAGATAGAAATGGGTCCTTCATAAGAACAAGCCTAACGGTGGGACAGACTTCCTTCTCCCTGACCTTTCCTTTAGAATTTCCCGAAGAACAAGTGTTCTCTGTCCTGTttcatctccttcaacattctCAATGAGGGATTTTGGAATATCgatccatttttcatttgtgtcccTAGTTAGTCTTGGCaggcttccttctctctctctttttgataATAATCCCACTTGGCTTGTCGATGGTCCCAAATCTCCTCACTGCCAGAGATATCATGGCAGGACATTGCCTATTCTACTAGCATCATAGAGAGCACAGGGAAGAGGCCTCTGGGTTTCAGGGCAGTGAGAGGGGCTAGGGTTCTCAGGAAGTAGGAAGGAACTGAATGGACCAACTGAATGGTCTAGGGTCACTCTCTGCCTCCAGGTACCATACTCCTTCCCTATCcaaataattctcaaaattcCCATCCCCAAATTAGGTCATTTAGGAAAAGATTACTAAAGATGTAAAGATGCTTTTCAGAACTGGGTAGACTACTTAAAGGTAAACTCTCTGCACAATTCCTCTTCTTGAATATCTATGCCATCTTTGTTCCCCCCACATAGTCTGACACTAGAACCCACATAAAACATTAGTTGTCTTCTACATGACAGGAGTTATGGTATGGATTCAACAAAATGAAACCATTTCTGTCCTCAGAGCACTATCCATCTATTTAAACAACATGTACACATCCTTGATCTCAGCAACTACTAATTTTAACCCAACTACTTAGCAACAAACCACAGTGGacattcatttcttctctcttttctctactttGTTCCTACCATCTGAACTTCACTGAAGAGGAAACTCAAGTGTCAATGCTTGGTTGACCAGTCTACTTCTCAGCCTTGCCCACTAACTTCCCATGCCATTCAAGTGCCAGGTTAAATACCAACTCTTCCTATAGCCTACATGCTCTTGGTAAtctctttcctcctctgaaaTTCAAATGCCCTTGATATTTGTATCTCCTTATTTAGCACTAAAAACATTCCTAGTATTTAATTagttaactttgatttttttttaatcttttccaactAGACTctgaattccttgagggcagcaaCTGTGTCCTATCCaacttttccatattttccatagTACTTAGAACATTGACTTGGATAGCATCCCTAGATGCATTGACAAAAGATGGCAATGGTATGAGTATTAGGATTTTATGATTTCTACTTCTCAAAGGGGGAACCTGGAGAGGAGGCAACATGCaacccaaagaaagaaaaagctgtaATGGGGGTGCTTTATGCATGATGCTAGGCAGAGACCACCCaagtgagagagggaagggaaatatTACCTGCACAAACCCTCCAACCCaccttcttcccacccccataTTTGCCCATGCTGTGCCAACTGAAGAAGTACCTTTGGAAGTCTTGGAAGGCAGGTAGGATATTTGTTCCAACCCGCGTTGTTTTGCGGTCCTGTCTTCCCTGTTGCATACTTGTCTCCACTAATATAGGTTGGTTTGTATTTCTCTGCTAGGTCATGGCGAATAGGGATGAGGAGAGATAAAAAGCATGTCATTCCCACTGGCCCACCACTAATCAGGGCTCCAAACTCAAGAATAGGACTCCCTTCTTTGTTCTTTCCTGGTTGGGAGTCAACGATAAATAACTACACCCTCTCAGGCCAGGTGTTTAGTAGTTCTTTCCAGGTGTGAGGAGGGATCGGGATAagattttattttggggtttcACAAACACCCCAAACAAGAGAACACACAGAATTTAGATATCTTTGGCTCAGAGATCTTTTTGGATCTAGAACACTGTCCAGTCCCAAAGCCAAACCTTATCCAATTCCTCCTCTCCCCAGCTCCCACAAGTGGCTAGGTTCTCTGTCTAGATTCTAATCATTTTACTCCCTCCCCTGACAACACTATTTTTCAAATTCCCCAAACTCAAAAAAATCTCATAAtcatttttggttcttttttgtgCTATGATCCCTTTAATCCCATCCCATCCTCTATCCCACATCCACCATATCTCCCATTATTCCACTTGCCACAATCCATATTCCATTATCTCATCCAACCATTAGTCACTGAATCTTGtgaattcttcttttaaaaagtctctggattccttctttccttccttttcttttccattcttcctgAGACTATTGCAAGAGCCTCCTAATGGATATCCCTGTAACAtatctcccctcctttctccctttcctggCCATCTTACATAAAGCTCCCAAAGTAATCTTCCAAAAGCATTTCACTCTGATTACTGCCTGCCTAAAATGATTTCCTATTGTCCCTAGGATAGATTAAAACTCTTCATTCTGAAATTGAGGGGCCCCTATATATATGATACTTTctttaaataagaaaagttaGCGGAACTTGGAAACTGTTGGATATGGGAGAGGGAAGCTGGTAGTGAGGGATAGGGAAAATTGTAGACTTAAATGAACAAATGttggtgtttttaaaaaaaatcaaagaagaaaaaaaaaactaaag
This sequence is a window from Sminthopsis crassicaudata isolate SCR6 chromosome 1, ASM4859323v1, whole genome shotgun sequence. Protein-coding genes within it:
- the SPMIP6 gene encoding sperm microtubule inner protein 6 isoform X3, with protein sequence MFLFAHKTKTPISTYADSYRHPATIKQDYKDPPLWAWEENKFITKGLRKPMVESHVDQQSLEKMVKNAVEDYTNKAPVTGKPYLPQKYWIPEAEAEKYKPTYISGDKYATGKTGPQNNAGWNKYPTCLPRLPKENGMEPVTHGTPVDGPPKPERFNNYEREVMVNMLNSLTRKQLPSIQPRYTVPGRLPFQGYDSPCTGRHYCLRGMELYVTEAPIKECHLTQLTEYQEYTTSQPQARNEMHDFKPPSTTV
- the SPMIP6 gene encoding sperm microtubule inner protein 6 isoform X4, giving the protein MFLFAHKTKTPISTYADSYRHPATIKQDYKDPPLWAWEENKFITKGLRKPMVESHVDQQSLEKMVKNAVEDYTNKAPVTGKPYLPQKYWIPEAEEKYKPTYISGDKYATGKTGPQNNAGWNKYPTCLPRLPKENGMEPVTHGTPVDGPPKPERFNNYEREVMVNMLNSLTRKQLPSIQPRYTVPGRLPFQGYDSPCTGRHYCLRGMELYVTEAPIKECHLTQLTEYQEYTTSQPQARNEMHDFKPPSTTV